TGAGCGAATCAAGCTTGAGTTTGTTCCAATGATAAGCTTGCACAGCTTCGTGAGTGAGGATGGCACCAGATACTGCTTCGACTATGTCAAGgtcaaaaactttattttgtgCGCACATTTTGTTAgcagttgtttattttttataacttggCGGTCTTGTCATAAAAGCATCTTAGATAGCATGAAagtttttttcttataaaaagcTTGTGATCAGAACTCAaaggtgaacttacacaaaCCTTAGTTgactttatcagaaattatagctatacttttatcaattatttctatcatttgagactatttttgaTGATTGGGGTGATCTGACTACAAGGATTTTTCGAGATTAAATTAAACGAGGCTTTATCGCAGTttcagttttaaacaaaaatgtgaccgtgacgtctatagttgcacttaaGCAAGATACCGACAAAATAGAGAcatgtaatgctgcaacttgcaCACAATATCCAATATCGGTAACGAGAGAAACAAGCAGCCAAGaaactaatgatgtcatttaAACACATatgtttcttttgagcattttaactgcgaaaaagttttgctgatttaatcttaaaacattttggcagtccgatcaccttaaacatcataaattattgcaaatgataaaaaataacaatactttctgacagtctcttaaaactttGTGCAAATTGGTTTTTAATGAAGTTTGTCTTGTTAAAGATGCTACACAGGCTTTACACTTATCAAATTTAAAGCATTCACCTGGTTGAACTAGAAAAAATTTTCTTCATGCTGTTTTTAAGGAAGTAGGTTTTTAATTTGGGTTTTTTCTTTGACGTATTTCGATATTCTACCTGCAATGCATATAATCTTCTTAAAGACATGTTGTTAAACAATGTACAAGGGTTTAGATTTAGCTTTTATGATTACAACAAATGCATAAAGCAGTAAATAGTTGGTAGTTTTCTCCATTAAACAGTTTCTCAAAATAACagcttttaacttttttaagtTGAACTTGTTTAAGGCTAAAACTTATTTCTACCAAACTAAACATACTGAAGCTATTAAATATTGTTAGTTGTTGCTCATATGCAGAAGTTATGATTAATTTAAAGGATACAATTATTTCTATTCTAGATCAAAAATTCATTTGCttagtaaaaaattaaagcAAACTTTATTTTACCCCAAAattctattttgaaaataacgttttttaaattatcatgGCAATTTGCcatgcaacaacaaaaaaacatcacacattttgttttttgttgctttaaaatgttatcaatgatagtacaaataaaatattttgatataagaCAAAGAGCTTCACAAAATTCACCATCTATTTAAAAGGTTCACGATGGAGACTCAGCCGATGctccatatgaatactggtgtgGTCACGGTATTGCCCCTTCCCTCTACTCCACTGGAAACAGCATGTACTTGGAATTTGTCAGCGATTCATATCCAGCGAGTTATAGAGGCTTCATGGCAATATATGCAGGTATGGTAGTTTGTCTGGCTTCCTTTTAAGTTTGTTTAGCTTTATTGTATTGCAATATATTATGTTTTGCACtatattttagtatttaattttatattatgttatctTATGTTATACTATTTGAGTATGCTATCAGAAATCATTAACTGTAAAAACTGTACGTTCAATTATTCTGTGCAGTATGTGATACGCGGTATGTATATGAACTATTATGTTTAGAAATTAGTCGATTGACCCAGGTGCTAGGGTGTTGGTTCAACATATCACATGTTGTTAGTTTGATTCTCATACAAAGTAACTTTTCATCTCAACGTATCACCATagcttcagacagatggatgaacaCCTTTGATAAGAGTAAAGATCATATTATAGTTCAGTATTGTATTATGCTATATACTATATTCtgttatgttttattctatCATATTTTATCGGAGTATTATAACTTTCTTGATAGGAATAAGAGCAGACAACACTACTGAATGTGTTGACCTAAAAAAGATTGAGGAGCCTATGAGCTTGCCAATGGATGATGAACCTAAGCAATCACCCCCTGACTCTGGCAAAGAAGCCGTGTAAGGCTCAACAGCCTCCACTGTGCTTCTGACAAGTTAAACATAATATTAGCTACTTAATAACATCTGCTCGTCTTAAAGATCTGCAGTAGCTAAAATATAAGATTGGAACTCAGCCTGGCACTGACCTACTGCTCAACATAACACTAACACGTATTGAATTTGATTCCTTGCAAAACTCTGATATAttgcttaaaattttaatatagaAAGTATAGCTGCactttagcaaacatatcaagCTAACAGCTTTACTTTTGCTGGAACTTTTGCTGGTACAGTGGGCCAAAATGgtgtaatttttttaacttctaACAGTTCTAACAAAGTCTACAAGTGATAGTCTATCATAGCTCAGATACAAAGCTAGTCAACAGACAGGGCTAATAAATCTGATAGAAACTTACATAATATCTGTATGGAGGCAAAGAGAAAGCTATGTAACACCAATATGCCAAGTATAACTATATAGCTCACATTTACCAATAAGAATGATTTGGTTTACTCTAAACACACTTGTTTATACATGATGCATCATGGGTAATCACAATACACCAATGATTATTGAATATTTACTAGAGTGGAGTTTATAGAGCTTCAAAAGGCTGCCAGTTTGGGTGAGAGCCAGCAATTTTAGGAGGAAGCTATAAACAATGAACcatatgttattgttatgatTAAAAAAAGCGTGGTggattttgctaaaaaattgtgCTTCGAAAATCGATTAGCTGATAAATCTAAATGCTGCATGATCATAAGTGTTGCCTTTTACAGGTTTTTCTTAAAATTGTAGGTTTTTATGTGATGCTATAAACTATGAACCTATTTAATGTTATGATTCAAAACGGAACATTCTTTTAGTTTAGCTTCAATACAACAAAACGCAAGTTATTTAATCAGGCAATATGATttgttttcaataatttttgattttcttagcataaatattttacatttgcaAAAGAATGAGCATGATATCTTTGCTTGGTATTTGGCTACAAAAATGTAGATAAGCcattttcagcttttaaaagTAATTGAGTGGTATATTTTGAACCAcaaaattttaccaaaaaggatttattgctattttaaatGATAAATAACTTAGCGTTTGCTTCTATTTTTTACTAAACGTTTTGGAATTTGCAAACTCATTTGAGAATTTTTTAGGTTTTCAAGAAAACCCTTGTTTACTGTTTGACACAAATAACAGTGTGTATTTATACGATCACTGCATAGAGCCAAAAACTTTACacttacaatgtactacataaGTGTAGGCTACTGAGTGTAATTTTTGCTAGTAGCATCGCTAGTACTATTGCTGTCACATTCATCGTTTAAGGTCTCTTGATAAAATGTTGTCCGATAATGTTTCCCATCGACCAGCATATTAGGCATAAATACCATACCAGCACAAATTAAGAACAAATAGATCTGTCATAGTACTGTCTTTGTTCATTTTGACTACTAGCTCTGTAATCTACTAGCTTGATAAGTTAAACATGCCTCTTGAAGTATAATTTAAGTCTGCTATTCACACTATTACTCTAgaagtctagtgtgctgtgagagatcatcaggtgtaatctATTCTGAAATGCTAGAATTTACTCAATTGTCGGCCTACAAagttgaatgtcatgagttcaaaacCTGTGCAAAGTAATCTTTATTCCAACCTGTAACTGTTGCTTTGGAGAGACAGGCAGACAGACACAGCCGTTACTATATGTAAATATTAACTTTCATTAACTCTCCAGCTACCGCGGGTCGACCTATCGACAATCgcggtaatagaagtacagacaGTCAGTCGATGAATCGGCTAATCAATGAGTTTTCACTTTTCTCTTCCTTatgaagcctacacattagctagttCGATCAAATTTTTTGTCTCAAATGAAACAACCGTATTGTCAATCACTCGCAACTAatcgaaaatctttttgctaagcaattccatttttacttgtttttaaaaaaaactataccACTTCCATCGTGGCAAAAAGATATTCACCAATTTTGTTCAATGCAAAGGAAGTGTCAACGATTTTGCGAGAATGAGATTCAGATAATTTATTTTGgacttatcttgtagaaaattttgttttgaataagatgcatCTTACAGTAAAACTATATCTGCATTGATTATTGAAATATTacataaatactagcggtatatcaaattttcaaaaataagttaaaattaatttggtcagaatagcAAATTTAGTGGAGTAGTAAAAGAGTTAAGGTTCCAACCAGTTTGTAAGTGATTAATACTATGCTAATTGCATTCTTCTCTACTCTCCTTATGTTGCAAAGGGAAGCGACTTCAATCATGGATGATATGCATCATGGTTTGCAGTAACTTTTtgcagtttattttttatataattgctCATGCGATAAATCTAGTTGGAGGTATCTAATGAAGAACACCTGTTGTCAGTTGTCACGTAATCAGGGCTTGTGGTTTTGTTGGGGCGATTAGGCAGATATGACTTCACCGCATACGTGATCAGAGAATGTCAATCATCTATGAAAACTATCACATTCTTTCGCTTCACAGACCTATTTTGATGGTACAGCAGATGGCAGAGGTAGAGAGTTATGAAAGCCTAATAGTTTAGCATTCCACAACACTCCTCATGCAcagaaaattttattcaagtgatgacaaaacaaaaaaatatttacactatcacaccagatttttagaaatcTGGTG
The sequence above is drawn from the Watersipora subatra chromosome 5, tzWatSuba1.1, whole genome shotgun sequence genome and encodes:
- the LOC137396428 gene encoding inactive serine protease PAMR1-like, which translates into the protein MISLHSFVSEDGTRYCFDYVKVHDGDSADAPYEYWCGHGIAPSLYSTGNSMYLEFVSDSYPASYRGFMAIYAGIRADNTTECVDLKKIEEPMSLPMDDEPKQSPPDSGKEAV